The window GGTCTTTATTATTTAACAGCAGTTTATAAATAAGCACCCGCTGAGGAGTGAACTTTAGCCCTGCATTTTTAAAAGCTTCTTTTATCCTGTTCATAATTCATATTAAACAATAATCATTCTTATTTGTCAAGCAGCACATGAAGTTTACTATTTTTTTCACGCAGGTTTTAGCAATAGAGCTTTCCTGTCCATAAAGGATTTTGATTGTTCCGAAATAACAAAACCGGCCTCAATCGCAGAGTTAAGAGTGTTTTCAAAATCCTTTTTTGACACGTGATAAACCGGCTCAACAACAAGCATCTTACCCTGTTCATTGAGCAGAGAAAACATTTCTTTAAACAGCGCTTTTTGATCAGGATGCTCATGCAGCATATAAAACGCAATTACTAAATCAGCTTTGGTTTCAATTCCTGTTCTATCGCTCTGGCATTTATGAAGAATTACGCGCTGTTCAAGGGCTGTGCCTTTGATTTTATTCTCAACTTTTTTCAGCATGCCGTCCTGCAGGTCTACTGCTATAACCTTGCCTTTTTCTCCGGCATACTTCGCTAGAGGAATAGTCAAAAACCCAGGGCCGCAGCCTAAATCAATAACAGTCATTCCTTCTTTAATATAGCTTTGTAGCAGCTTTGCGGGGTTTTGCAGAACCTTCCTGAACCAGTTGTCTAAAAACCCGCTGTTTTCAACAGGGCACACCCTTTTGTTATCTTCCATCATTTTAAAATCTCCTGTTTAATGGCAGCCGTGCTGGCTGCAGGCATTTTGTGCGGTAATCTCTTCAAGCCCGCCTTTTACAAACTCAGCGGCAATTTCTTTAACTGTTCCGGCTATTGCCTTATACGCCTTAATCCCGCCTTCATTTAGTTTTTGTATTGCCCTGCCGCCCATGCCTCCGCAAACTACGGCATTAATATTTTTTCCAGTTAGAGAGCCCATCGGATGGCACATACCATGCGAATGATGCTGGTTTGTGTTGTCAATCACCTCAACTGTGTCTTTTTCCGTATCATACACTGTAAAAAACGGCGCGCTTCCGAAATGGCCGTATACTTTTGCTTCTTTTCCTTCATTTGTTTCTGTAGGAATACAAAGTTTCATTTTATTCTCCCTGCCTGGTTAGGCATACTTCTTGCTTTTTATTTAACAACATTTTTGTAAGCCCGATAATTATAAGCATACATAAAAACACTGCAACAATACTTGGGCTTGCAGACCAATCTAGCCTTAAAGACAACTCCAAGCCTCCTACACATCCGGTTATGCCAAAAAACCAGCCGAAAATTAGCCTTTTAAAAGTTCCATCAACAGCTGCCGTGGCTGAAACCGCAGGAATTATAAGAAGTGCAAACACAAGCAAAACTCCGGCAACTTTAACTGATGATGTAACTACAAAACCAAATGTTGAATAAAATACAAAATCCCACCACCAGAGCCTCATACCGTTGCAGCAGGCTATTTCAGGATTATCAGTTACCAGGAATAATTTATTTTTTGCCAGCCAGTGAAAAAAACCTACCACCAGACATAAGACAGCGATAAACAAGAGTTCTTTTGGCGCTACTGTAAGCAATGCTCCCGCAAGCATTTCCTTTATTTCTTCAGTTCCTGTAGCAGAATGTTCAAGAACGAGCAAGGTTAAGGCTATTGCCCCTGCATAGGTTATACCTATTAATGCTTCTATGGGAACCCTTTCTTTTTTACTGCGGAACAAAACAAATAAAACAGCGCCCAGAAGCGTAAAAATAAGCGAGACTATATAATTCTGCACGGGATACTCATGCCCCCAGCCAAGCAGAACACCCACGCTTGAGCCAAGCGCGGCTACCTGTGCAAGCGATAAATCAACAAAGATTACGCCGCGCCTTACAACATGGTAGCCAAAATACACGTAAATACCCGTAAGCATAAGGCATAAAATTAATGCGTTAATTGCAAAAGGATAATGAAATAGCATCATATTAATTACCTCCCAGCCGGTCTATCATTTCGTCAAAGTGCTTAAAGTATGAGTCCCTGGAAGCGTCAGCACAGGAAGGGGTAAACTTAAAGACTTTTATTCCTGTCTGCCTGGACAAAAACTTTGGGGCTTCATCAGGGAAGTACGGTTCTTGCAACAACACAGTTATCTTATTGCTCTTAATAACATTTATCAGTTCCGCAAGATGCTTGCCTGTCGGCGGAATACCGGGCAAGGGCTCAACATTATCCGTAATTATAAGGTTAAAAGCCGAGGCAAAGTAAACCCATGAGGAATGATAACTAATTATCTGGCTTCCGGATACCTTCTGCATCTTTGCTTTCCAATCTGTTATTTTTTCTTGAGCTTCTTCTTTAAAACTCCTATAATTATTTTCATACTGCCGGCTATTTGCCGGATCTGCGGCTTTCAAAACTGAAAGGACGTTTTCTGCTATCACAATCCCGTTCGCAGGGTCAAGCCAGTAATGCGGATTGCCTTCTGGATGGACATCCCCCATAGATGCATCAACTTTGCCTTGAGGTTTCTGCAAAACAGCAATTCCCTTTGAACAATCAGCAACTAAAATCCTGCTGTTACGCGAACCGTCAAGTATTTCATCAGCCCATTGGTCTAAAGAAAGCCCTGATTTCAAGTATATATCCGCCTTACTGACTTTAATCATATAAGACGGCAGTACTTCCACTACATGCGGGTTTGCATTATTCTTTGCTATAGAAAACACCTCAACTTTGTCTCCGCCGATATACGCTGCTATTGATGCCATGTCAGGCAGTGATGCAGCAATTTTAACCATTGCTTCTGCCGGACTAAGCCCTATTATCAGAATACAGAACATGTTTAATATTTTTCTCATATTTTATCCTTTTTGGTTTTGATTTTCTTATAACTTACGACTTACCGCTTACTGCTGCCGTTTTAGAATTGGTGCGGTTTATGCGGCCCCAGGGAAAACAAAACCTGAAACATATAAGTATCAACAGCATCCAGCCCGCCGGCCGCAGGCCCATCCGGATAAAACCTTTCAAAACTTAAGCGGAATATTGTGGTTTCTTCCATAAGCGAATACCCTATAAAACCCTTGACCGCTTTGTCTGTAAGCTCCTTATTGTCAGGGTTCTGGTATTGGTCATATATAAACCCTGCATTATATCTCTGAGCGAACTTATAATCTGTAAACAGGTAAAAGCCGTTTCTTTTCAGGTTACTGGTTGTTCCGGTTGTTGTGTCAATTACGATATCAGCATTATTTAGAATATATTCCCCCTGGAAGACCAGGCTGTTCTGGTTTTCAAAGTTAATTTTTGCTTTAAAATCAATTCCCGAAATATCGGTTTTTGACTTCCACTGGACATTGTTTGTTCCTTGTGTGAAAGATGCACCTATTTCAAAGGGATGCCTTTCATTAATCATAAAAGAATTGCTCCATCTGCATAGGTACGCGGAAGCTGATTTTGTTTCATCAGGGTGAAAAGATGCACCGTTTAGCACATCCACACTGAGCGTTGATGCAAATTTATCAGAAAACGGCAGCAGATACGATGTCTGAACACCCGTATCATTGAAACCTTCTTTGCCCGGAAGCATATTTGAAATTACCCTCGCTGTTTCAATAAAGGGATATGCATGGGGATGAACAGTATTAAGCTTGCCAAAACCCACACGGTATTTTCCGCCTTTGAGTGCCAGCCCTGAAGGCAACCCCTTGAATATACTTATAAATGCTTCTTCTGTGCCAAAGCCTTCATTTCCTACCGAAAACACAAAATAACCTTTTGCATAAGGATTGAGGTTTGCATCAAAAACCAGCTCGGTTTCACCAAGATTCAATGTTGGCATATTCTGGTTTTCAGATGTTTGGTCATTCGTATATTTTGAGTTAAACTGTCCTACAACAGAAATATTTGGATTACTGACGCCTGCTAACAACACCTGTGGAAATATTAAAAAAGCAAAAAACAAAATTATTTTTAACATAGAAGCCTCCAAAAAAATATGGGTAATGAAAAGCTTTTTGGATATTTACTATAGGGAAGGCGGACTGCGGGAAGATATATTTACAATCTGCGATAACAGTAAAAATGAGTTTGCCTTGCTAATTAGATAGACACTTGGGATTTCAGGACGCAATTCAGCGGGACTTTGTAATAGGGTAGAGCTTAGTGAATACAACGCAACACATACAAAACAATCTTTATGTTCACTTGTATCATTATGAATATGTGAAGATAAAAACAAAGGCAGACTAAGTGTGCTTAAAACAATAAATACCGCAAACAACTTTTTCATTGCATTACCACTTTATAAAATAATAAATGTAAAGTCAACAAAAACGTTCCCCCGTCAAGTTACGTGATGCCATGCCCCGGGATATTCAACCCGCCTTGCCATGTCCAAATATTACTTCTTTTCCTGCGCAGGGTCACGGGGTGTCAAGGACTGACCCCATTTCCGAATTACTGCTTTAGTTGCTTCCAAGGCAATAAATACAACAACTCCAAAACCTGCAATCATTGCCATATCAGACACTACAGGCTTGTTTATTCCAAAAGAACTGCATACTGCAGGTATCTGAATAAGCATAACAAGGAGTACGATCTCCCACGCAATAGACAAAACAAGCCATTTATGCGGAGGTGCTTTAAAAATACTGTACTTCATAGACCTGAAATTCAAGGCAATTACCAGTTCTATAAAAATAAACAGGAAAAACATCTCAGTTCTTGCATGCGTAATATTGCTTATATCCTTAAAGAAAATATAATAGAAAAACGGTATCTCTATTAAAAGCGCCAGTAATATAAAAAGCATAACATCTTTTGAAAATACGCTTTCTTTAGGATCCCGCGGCGGCCTCTGCATGATGTCAGGGTCTGCAGGAGCAACACCTAACGCCAGCGCAGGCAAGCCGTCAGTGCCAAGATTTATATAAAGTATCGCCGCAGGCAATAGCGGTAAATATTCAGGCCCTAAAATTAAAACTATGCCGCCTATTACAACAACTTCAACGATATTACACCTTAACAGATATGTCAGATACTTTTTAATATTATCATATATCCACCTTCCCAGTTCAATTGCTTTTACAATAGTGGCAAAATTATCATCAGTTAAAACCATATCTGCTGCTTCTTTTGTTACCTCTGTGCCTGTTATACCCATTGCAATACCAATATCAGCGTGCTTAAGTGCAGGCGCATCATTAACACCATCACCTGTCATTGCAACAACCTCGCCTCTTTTTTTCCAGGCATTTACTATTTTTAGCTTATTGATTGGAGATACTCTCGCATAAACAGATACTTTATTAACAATTTTTTCAAACTCCTCATCTGAATATTTGTCCAACTCCTCGCCTGTCAACACCATGTCTCCTTCATTATAGAATCCTATCTCTTTTGCTACTGCAACAGCTGTAAGTTTATGATCACCTGTTATCATCACAGGCTTGATATGAACCTGTTTACATATTCTGGTAGCTTCTATAACCTCTTCCCTTGGCGGATCCATCATGCCAACCAATCCTATAAACACCATATCATTTTCAATTTTACTTTCCTCGTATACATCACCTGAGGGGGCATCCTTGTAACTTAAGGCTAGTACCCTTAAGGCATTTTTTGCCATTTCATCGTTTACTAAAGAAACAGCGTTAAAATCAGTTTTTGTTAAATCCCTGACTTTGCTGTTATCTAATAGTTTTGAACACTTTTTTAAAACAACATCAGGAGCACCTTTTATAAAAGCAAGTTTTTTGCCTTCTTTCATATTGTGTATTGTGCTCATCATCTTTCTTTCTGAGCTGAAAGGAAGCTCAGCAATCCTTTCGTTGTTTTTTTTCACCTCATGAGCTTTCATTCCATATTTTGCCGCGGCAACTAAAATCGCTGCTTCCGTGGAGTCTCCTTTGATCTGCCATTTACCTTCTTTTTCATAAAGCTCAGAATCATTGCATAATATACCGGCTTTAAGCAGTAATTCGACATCTGTACTGTCTTTTGCAACACCTTTTAGCTCGCCGATTGGCTCATACCCTGTGCCGCTAACTTCTATCATGTTATTTAAAACAAATATTTTTCGGATAGTCATTTCACCCTTTGTCAGGGTCCCTGTTTTATCAGAACAAATAACTGTTGTACAGCCAAGCGTTTCAACAGCAGGCATTTTTCTTATCAAAGCATTCCTCTTTGCCATTTGATGCATGCCTATAGCAAGAGCTCCTGTAACAATAGCTGCCAAAGCTTCGGGGACAGCAGCTACGGCAAGAGCTACACCAAACATTGTTATTTTTACAGCAAACGCCATGTCAACAGTTCCGCCTGAATATTCTCTGATAAGGCTTACAACTATAACAAGGCCGCATATAGATATTGAAAATATACTCAACCACTTACCTATTTCATCAGTCCTTTTTTCAAGAGGAGTTTTTTCAGTCTTAATTGAGGTTACTTCTTTGGCAATCTTTCCAAACTCAGTATTCATCCCGGTTGCTGTAACAACAGCCAAACCTCTGCCGTAAGTAATAGCTGTTCCGGTAAAGAGCATATTTTTTCTGTCATTTAGCTGAGTTGACTCTGATAATTCATTTATATCTTTTGAAACAGGAAATGACTCCCCTGTTAAAGAAGCTTCATCGCATTTTAAGGAATGGTTTTCAAACAATCTCGCATCAGCAGGTATTTTGTCGCCTGCTTCAAGAACCAAAATATCGCCAGGGACAAGTTCTTTGGACAGAACCTCTATTTCCTTACCGTTTCTTTTTACTGTGATTGACGGTGAAAGCATCTTTTTTAACGCGTCAAGCGCCCGTTCTGCTTTATATTCCTGAACAAACCCCAATATTGCAACAAAAACAACGATAAGCGCAATAATTCCAGCATCAATATATTCTCCTACAAGCACTGAAAGAATAATCGCGATAATCAATATCAGGATAAGAATGTTTTTAAACTGATTTATAAAAATACTGAAAGGTGAAACCTTTTCCTCTTTTGTCAGTTCATTTAAACCGTGTTTTGCCAGCCTTTCCCTGACTTCTGCATCAGCTAAACCGTTTTGAGAACTTGTTTCAAGTATTTTTATTGCTTCATCAACTTTAACAGAATGCCATAATGTTTCTTTCATACAATCCTCTCGATTTAATTGAAAAATTCTTTAACCAACGGAAGCACAACTTCTAAAATTGTTTCAATCATGTTTTTCCTCACAGTTAGTTATAAACGATTTATAAATTATTTCCAGCATTTCTTTTTCTTGCTGTGATATTTTTCCTAAGCCTAGAATTCCGCCGCTTACTTCTGAAATAGCCTTGGCATGCGACATTATTTCAGTTCTAAACCTTACTACTTCATCAGAATTCATCTGTTCACAAACATACTTTGTATACTCTCCCCATGCCTGAAGCAAAGCAGGATCAGGTTTATGCTCAAGCCAGCGTTCCAAAAGCATGTAATCAATGTTTTTATTTGTCCAGCCGAACTTGCTGACAGCTGTAAGCACAGCTTCTTTTTCTTTTAGGCCTATTGTGCCATTTGCCCAGGCAACTTCAACTAACGGAACTACTGCCAACGAAGCTACTGTATCAGGTTTTATGTTCAAATCAACTAATTTCTGTAAAACTGCTTCATCTTGTATCCCGGAAGCTTCTCTTAAAGCATCCTTTGTTTCTTTCATCTGTTGCAAAGCTCTTTGTTTTTCCTTCAACTCAAGGTCTTTCTGAAAGAAAAACTGATCTTCCAAACTTCTTGATGTTCTGCCCATAACATGACCCTCCCTTTGGTTTATCAGCCCTTTAGCGGGTTTCAAGTTTAATGCATTAAAACAAATGCGCCCCGACAATAAACACCGCAATTAACAAAATTCCGCTACCATTAAAAATAAACAACCTGCAAAGACAACGAAAAGTAATAAAAGAAGAATTCGAGACATTAATATTTTATGTTTCATATTTGGATATTCCTACAAGTTTTAATTGTTTTATTTTGATTTCTTTGCACCAGGTAAACGATGTACATGGTGATTACTATTAAAAGCACTATTATAAAAGTATTTGTTTGAAAATCAAACCATGCTGTTGTTGATTTATATACTCCAGCAAAACCAAACATTATAAATATAACTGCAGAAATCCATTTAATCACCCTTTCCGGAATTCTTTTACTCATCACAACACCCGTTATAACACCTATGGCATCAGCTATCACCATTCCCGCCGTTGTTCCGAAAAGAACAGGAATAACATCGCCGTATTTAACTGCAAGGCTTATTGTGGTAAGCTGCGTTTTATCTCCCATTTCTGCTATAAAAAAAGCTATTGCTACTGTCATTATAGGCCCGTATTTTGACTGCTTTTTGTCTTCGCCATCAAGGATATCACCGCGAATAGTCCAAATACCAAACAGGATGAATGATAAGGCAGCCAATAGTGAAATAATATCAAAAGGAACTATCGTTGCTAAGAACCTTCCTGCAAGGACTGCAAGTAAATGATTGAGTAATGTTGCTATAAAAACCGCTGTTAGCACCTGGTATGCTTTATATCTGCTGGCAAAGGCCATTGCAAGCAGCTGGGTTTTGTCTCCCATTTCTGCGAGTGTTATAAATGATAAGGATGCAAGAAATGCTGTCATGGTACCTATGTCCTATTGGATTTCACGGAGTTAAAATAACGCCTTAACAAGATTATTACCTGCAATTATTTCTCCAATGCGAATTAACCTGTCAATTAAAGCCTTATCTCACCTACCTCCCTCATTCCAGAAGCAATTTCTTCTTCAAACTTTTTAACAAGAAAAATGGTGTCAGGCTTGCATAACGAGGCTGTTGCCGAACTCTATTTTCTATCATCTTCGGGCTTGACCCGGAGATCTACAAATTCTTTATCGTCGAAACTGGATTCTCCTGTCAAGCAGGAGAATGACAAAAAGAGGCAAAAGCCTAGTTCGGCACAAAATTTCTTAAACAAATTCGGTGTTCCAACTATTTGCGACTGATATTTTAAAAGAAGACCGGGATTGCTGGTAGCTAATATTTCGGACAGATTGGAATAATATAACACATGATTCGTATCACTTTCGAGAGTATCTTTACATAACTCACTTAATATCCATTCAATAGAACTGGAAGTTTGTTCCAGTCCAACAGCTCTGGATAATAATTTATAAGCTTTTTTCCTGCCATCTTTTTCTATGCCCCTAATTACAAGAGGCATCAATGTTTCATCAGGGCTGAAGGATTTCGAAAAATATTCCACAGCCATCAAACGTATTTCTTCTTCAGGATGATTAATAGCTTCCTTAATTTTATCTACTGAAAGACGCATACATTTCTCCTGCCAAATATATTTTCTTCATTTTAAATATCACTTTGTTCCATCATTGTGCAGGTTATAATAAGTGATACTATTAATCCCTTAGATAGAGTATTTGTTTGGCTTTTTGAGTGATTATGTTCGTGTGTGCTCATAGTGCCTCTTTGGCTTTCTTCCCGTACCAACATTCTACTTCTATACTTTAACCCATGTCAAGTTAGTATAGTTAGTAGTTAGAGAAGCCTAATGCCGTTTTGGCACCGTTTTTCCTTGTTATTAGGCCGTATTTAACTGCGTAACCGCCAGTCGAATGGATATAAGTCAGTTGTTTTTGGAAAAAGACGATTGATGAAAATGTGGAATTTAGATATTATTAAGTCTGTTAAATTTACTAAAAGGAGAAATAAATGAAACGTTTTCTGGCGGTTAGTTTGATCATTAGCATTGTTGTTTTTCCTCTGAGCGCTGAAAGTTCCGTCTACGAGCAGGTACAGAATAGGAACACCAAGTTCCTTGATGAAATAGTAGTAACCGGCGCCCGCGAGGAAGAACCCTTAAAGGAAAGGCCTCAAAATATAGGGGTCATAAGCAAAAAGGACTTAGAAGAGACCAAAGCAGCGCACCCGTCAGAGATAATGAGGAAAGTATCGGGCGTATGGGTCGACACGACAGCAGGCGAGGGGCACAAGACGGCTATCCGCCATCCATTGACCACAAATCCGGTGTACCTATATCTTGAAGACGGCATACCGGTCAGGTCTACGGGGTTCTTTAACCATAACGCTCTGTACGAAGTAAACATCCCCGGCGCCAGCAGGATTGAAATAATCAAGGGCCCCGGTACCGTACTCTACGGCAGCGACGCTATCGGCGGGACTATAAATGTTATCACAAAACCTTCCCCTGCTTCACCGGAAGTTGAATTGAACGCCGAGTCCGGCTCGTTCGGCTGGTACAGGCTACTCGCTACAGGCGGAAACACCTGGGGTAACAGCGGGTTAAGGCTGGGCTTAAATAATACTCACACGGACGGCTGGCGCGACCGCACCGGCTATGACCGGCAGACTATGACCCTTCGCTCCGATCAGGCACTAAGCGATACAGCGCTGCTTAAAACTATGGCCTCTTACTCAACCATAGACCAGAAAACAAGCGGCTCTAACGGCCTGGCTCTGGCTGATTTTAAGTCAAGGCCGGCTTATAACTACCAGACGTTCGATTTCAGAAAAGTCAGCGCACTGCGCGTTTCAAGTGAACTTGAAAAAGAAACAGGAAGAAAAGGCCTTATCAGCCTGATAGCATTTGTCAGACAGAACCAGATGGACCTCTTGCCCGGATTCGGCATATTCAGGTCCGGGAACAATTACTTCGGTTATAATTCCGTTACGAAGTTCTCCTCTTTTGGCCTGTTGGCGAAATACAGGCATGACTTTGACCCTATGAACAGCAGGCTGATAGTAGGAGCGGATATCGACCGTTCGCCCGGGGCCTATTATGAAAAAAGGATCAATGTCACCAGAACCGGGGATAAGTACACCTCCTATACCTTTGCCCCTAATACTAACAATGATTATGACTTCGAGGCGGAGTTCACCGGCATATCTCCCTACCTGCAGTGTGAAGCTACGCCGGTCAAAAAACTCCGCGTGACAGCCGGGGTACGTTACGATGACATATCGTATGATTATGAAACAAAACTCGCGCCGAACGCAAACAGGCCTGCGAACACGAAACCCGCTTTTTCGCATTTGAGCCCGAAAGCGGGCGCCACCTATGAACACTCGGGCAACCTGTCGCTGTTCGCCTCCTATGCTAACGGCTTCAGGGCGCCTTCCTCCGGAGACCTCTTCCGCGGTAATTCCGGCACAGCCGCGACAGCTATAAACCTCAAACCCATAAAAGTAGATAATTACGAAATAGGCTTTCGCGGTTCAGCAGGAAAAGCTGTTACCCTGGATAGCTCGGCCTACTATATGACAAAGGCCGATGATATAGTCAATTTCTCTGTCACCCAGAACCAGACCCAGCGGCTTAACGCCGGTAAAACAGAGCACAAAGGCATAGAAACAAGCTTAGGATTTAAGGCGGCGCGAGACATAGATCTGAACGTCTCATATTCTTACGCTATTCACACCTATAAGGAGTACAGGGTATCTTCCGCGATAGATTACAGCGGAAAAGAGATAGCCATAGCCCCGCGCCAGATAGCTGACTCAAGGATAAAGTACAGCCCTTCATTTTTAAACGGCGGCACAGCCGAGCTTGAATGGGTAAAGATTGGCGAGTACTGGGCGGATGACGCGAACACGGAAAAATATGAGGGTTACGACCTCTTTAATTTCAGGGTCTCCTGCAACATTTCCGATAACTGGGCGATTTCCCTGAGGGCTATTAATCTGGCCGATACGCTTTACGCCGAGGAAGTTTCTAAAAGCGCGACAGGCGCCGCGCAGTACTCTCCCGGCCAGCCAAGGACGGTTTTCGCTAACATAAACTACAAGTGGGGAGCGGCCAGTGCAAAAAAAAGTTAAGCTAGCGACCTGTATACTTGCAGGGCTGGCGGCAGGAATTTCTGCCGCAAACCTCAGCCTGCCCGGCTATAAACATGCCTCGCTTATTCTTTCGGAAAACTCTAAATCCGCAGTAAAACCGCTCTACTATAAAGGCAGCGGCGGCAGGCAAGTGCTGGCTGTTTCAGTTAAGAACCGCCTGGAACTGAAAGAGATAGGATTTCGGATGCAGGGCGCCCTCATGCAAAGCTGGCTGCCTCCTGTAGTAACGATGCCGTTTTTTAAAGGAGCGTCTTTTGACCGCGAGAATTACAGCGGTATAAAACGGGGCCAAAACCTGCCCCTGTACATTGTTTTTAACGATTCTCCCGAAAAGCATACACTTGAGGTCATTGACCCAAAGGACAACTCCGTTATCACTAGCGTAAATATAGTAAAACAAACACGCGATGAAAAACACAGCCACTAAAAATTATTTTAGATACCTGACGATCCTTACAGGCATGTTCCTGTTCCTGTCCCCTTTTGCGGTTATACCCCAACTGGCAGGCGAAGTAAACCTCTGCGGCGCGGTTTGCCCGCGAATGTTCTTTATCCTGTCGCCGTCAGGAATAACAAAAGGGTTGCTGAACGGTATTTCAGCGGATTGGTTCGGCGCCGGGCTTGTCGGATTAATACTTACCGTCACATTTTTTTTCGGCAGGCTGTGGTGCGGCCGTTTCTGCCCTATCGGCGGCACCAGCGAGCTGGCCAGCAGGCTCATCCCCAAGAAACTGCATATCAACTACTCATTTCTAAACGCTCCGTCATTCAGATATGCGTATCTCTTCATTTTTATAGCCGGAGCGCTTATAGGAATAGGCGGTATCTCCTGCAAGCTGTGCAATTTCAGGGTCATACCGTTTTTGGCAGGCTCCCCTTTTGTTCCAGGTTACAGGACGTATCTCATGTCTTCGATAGGCCTTGCTGGGATCTTTACCGTATCTGCCGCCGGGTTTTTTGCCGACAGGGGCAGGGCTTACTGCAACCTCCTGTG of the Candidatus Liberimonas magnetica genome contains:
- a CDS encoding 4Fe-4S binding protein translates to MKNTATKNYFRYLTILTGMFLFLSPFAVIPQLAGEVNLCGAVCPRMFFILSPSGITKGLLNGISADWFGAGLVGLILTVTFFFGRLWCGRFCPIGGTSELASRLIPKKLHINYSFLNAPSFRYAYLFIFIAGALIGIGGISCKLCNFRVIPFLAGSPFVPGYRTYLMSSIGLAGIFTVSAAGFFADRGRAYCNLLCPVGALDGIMNFFSSKLGFTLKTRTDLAKCNGCGICTPSCMVWALEVGENKKLKRDQSSCMSCGECVKVCPRKAIRYARS